In Harpia harpyja isolate bHarHar1 chromosome 12, bHarHar1 primary haplotype, whole genome shotgun sequence, a single window of DNA contains:
- the IRS1 gene encoding insulin receptor substrate 1: MASPTDNNEGFFSDVRKVGYLRKPKSMHKRFFVLRAASESGPARLEYYENEKKWRHKSGAPKRSIPLESCFNINKRADSKNKHLVALYTKDEHFAIAADSEPEQESWYQALLQLHNRAKGHHHLHHHHHHHHSDVTFGGSNAGLGEAGEDSYGEVAPGPAFKEVWQVILKPKGLGQTKNLIGIYRLCLTNKTISFVKLNSDAAAVVLQLLNIRRCGHSENFFFIEVGRSAVTGPGEFWMQVDDSVVAQNMHETILEAMRAMSEEFRPRSKSQSSSNCSNPISVPLRSRHHVNNPPPSQVGLSRRSRTESVTATSPAGGGGGGTGGKPSSFRVRASSDGEGTMSRPASVDGSPVSPSANRTHSHRHRGNSRLHPPLNHSRSIPMPSSRCSPSATSPVSLSSSSTSGHGSTSDCLFPRRSSASVSGSPSDGGFISSDEYGSSPCDFRSSFRSVTPDSLGHTPPARGDEELNYICMGGKATSSCCSLAAPNGHFIPRTCHPQQQPRYPSTPCCPRGGSEEVADLEKAFRKRTHSAGTSPTISHQKTPSQSSVASIEEYTEMLPSYPCGGSRLPSYRHSAFVPTHSYPEECLEMHHLDSGHHRTNSAPHTDDGYMPMSPGVAPVPGGGGPPKGGDYMPMSPKSVSAPQQIINPGRGGRHPPATVDSNGYMMMSPSGSYSPDSGSAGYGKIWTNGAGHHPKLSVESNEGKLPCGGSDYINMSPASGSTTSTPPDCYFGGAGQPGVEEAATAAHHKPIYSYFSLPRSFKHVHRRGGGGAVAGEEGSPQPRIALGSGRLLYAAEDSSSSTSSDSLGGGGGGTEGGPPPQAQPPRKVDTAVQTKGRLARPTRLSLGGPKASTLPRAREQPPLLLPPEPKSPGEYVNIEFIAGEKPTFPSAALGLGLPPPGNEGAEEYMNMELGPPRAPCPAGFAAARAASAARPGRGAAPGGRDYVTMQRGGAAAGGSCSDCADSPSPCSPALLLSYADVRAGRSAAEKPPPAAAAASPELPRPPAELSAAPPRSSSLLGGPGAGSAFTRVSLSPGRNQSAKVIRADPQGGRRRHSSETFSSTPSAARGAAGGGGLGAPFPCGGAGGAEEVKRHSSASFENVWLRPAAGEAAGAPAARREPGAAPALENGLNYIDLDLVKDFSHRRHHRLHPPAEGAALPGGRQPPPPKPPGQPRGSGHSGDDLSAYASISFQKREEM, from the coding sequence ATGGCTAGCCCCACAGATAATAACGAGGGCTTCTTCTCCGATGTCAGAAAGGTGGGTTACTTGCGCAAACCCAAGAGCATGCATAAACGCTTTTTTGTGCTGAGGGCAGCCAGCGAGTCTGGACCCGCCCGGCTGGAGTATTACGAGAATGAGAAGAAATGGAGACACAAGTCAGGGGCCCCCAAGCGCTCCATCCCACTAGAAAGCTGCTTCAACATCAACAAACGGGCTGACTCCAAGAACAAGCACCTGGTGGCCCTCTACACCAAGGACGAGCACTTTGCCATTGCAGCTGACAGCGAGCCTGAACAGGAGAGCTGGTACCAAGCGCTGCTGCAGTTGCACAACAGGGCCAAgggccaccaccacctccatcaccatcaccaccaccaccacagcgaCGTCACCTTTGGAGGCAGCAACGCGGGACTGGGGGAAGCAGGTGAGGACAGCTATGGTGAGGTAGCCCCTGGCCCAGCTTTTAAGGAAGTTTGGCAAGTAATTCTGAAGCCTAAGGGCCTAGGCCAGACAAAGAACCTGATTGGCATCTACCGCCTGTGCCTGACTAACAAGACCATCAGCTTTGTGAAGCTGAATTCAGATGCGGCTGCTGTGGTGTTGCAGCTGCTCAATATCCGCCGCTGTGGTCACTCTGAGAACTTCTTCTTTATTGAGGTGGGGCGCTCGGCTGTCACTGGGCCTGGTGAGTTCTGGATGCAGGTGGATGACTCGGTGGTGGCGCAGAACATGCATGAAACCATCCTGGAGGCCATGCGAGCCATGAGTGAGGAATTCCGGCCCCGCAGCAAGAGCCAGTCTTCCTCAAACTGTTCCAACCCCATCTCTGTGCCCCTTCGCAGCAGGCACCATGTCAACAACCCCCCACCTAGCCAAGTGGGGCTCAGTCGCCGGTCCAGGACTGAGAGTGTCACAGCCACCTCTCCTGCTGGTGGTGGGGGTGGAGGTACGGGTGGCAAACCCAGCTCTTTCCGGGTTCGAGCATCGAGTGACGGGGAAGGCACGATGTCGAGGCCTGCCTCTGTGGATGGTAGCCCAGTCAGTCCCAGTGCCAACCGGACCCATTCGCATAGACACCGTGGCAACTCCAGGCTCCATCCTCCGCTCAACCACAGCCGGTCCATCCCAATGCCTTCTTCGCGCTGCTCTCCTTCAGCCACCAGTCCAGTCAGCCTGTCATCCAGCAGCACTAGTGGCCACGGCTCCACCTCGGACTGCCTGTTTCCACGAAGGTCTAGTGCTTCGGTTTCTGGCTCCCCTAGCGATGGCGGATTTATTTCTTCTGATGAGTATGGTTCCAGCCCGTGTGACTTCCGCAGCTCTTTTCGCAGTGTGACCCCAGATTCATTGGGACACACCCCACCAGCTCGGGGCGATGAAGAGCTCAACTACATCTGCATGGGGGGGAAGGCCACCTCCTcttgctgcagcctggcagcccccaACGGCCACTTCATCCCACGCACCTGCCAcccgcagcagcagccccgctACCCTAGTACGCCGTGCTGTCCTCGAGGTGGTAGCGAGGAGGTTGCCGACTTGGAGAAGGCATTCAGGAAGCGGACTCACTCTGCGGGCACTTCGCCCACCATCTCCCACCAGAAGACGCCCTCGCAGTCTTCGGTGGCCTCCATCGAGGAGTATACGGAGATGCTGCCTTCTTACCCCTGCGGCGGCAGCCGGCTGCCCTCCTACCGGCACTCAGCCTTTGTGCCCACTCACTCCTACCCAGAGGAGTGTCTGGAGATGCACCACCTGGACAGCGGCCATCATCGGACCAACTCCGCCCCACACACAGATGACGGCTACATGCCCATGTCACCCGGTGTAGCCCCtgtgcccggcggcggggggccccCCAAGGGTGGTGACTACATGCCCATGAGTCCTAAGAGTGTGTCGGCTCCACAGCAGATCATCAACCCTGGCAGGGGGGGCCGCCACCCTCCAGCCACGGTGGACTCCAACGGCTACATGATGATGTCCCCCAGCGGCAGCTACTCCCCCGACAGCGGCTCTGCGGGCTACGGCAAGATCTGGACAAATGGTGCCGGCCACCACCCGAAGCTTTCGGTGGAGAGCAACGAAGGGAAGCTCCCCTGCGGTGGTAGCGACTACATAAACATGTCCCCAGCCAGCGGCTCCACCACCAGCACTCCGCCTGACTGCTACTTTGGGGGCGCCGGGCAGCCAGGTGTCGAGGAGGCCGCCACCGCGGCCCACCACAAACCCATATACTCCTACTTCTCGCTGCCACGCTCCTTCAAGCACGTGcaccggcggggcggcggcggggcggtggcgggcgaggagggcagcccccagccccgcatcGCTCTCGGCTCTGGCCGCCTCCTCTACGCCGCCGAGGACTCGTCCTCCTCCACCAGCAGCGACAgcctgggcggcggcggcggaggcacCGAGGGCGGCCCGCCGCCGCAAGCGCAGCCCCCGCGCAAGGTGGACACGGCCGTGCAGACCAAGGGCCGCCTGGCACGACCGACGCGCCTGTCGCTGGGTGGCCCCAAGGCCAGCACCCTGCCGCGGGCCCGGGAGCAGCCCCCGCTCCTCCTGCCCCCGGAGCCCAAGAGTCCCGGCGAGTACGTCAACATCGAGTTCATCGCCGGCGAGAAGCCGACCTTCCCCTCGGCCGCCCTGGGGCTGGGCTTGCCGCCGCCGGGCAACGAGGGCGCCGAGGAGTACATGAACATGGAGCTGGGGCCGCCGCGggccccctgccccgccggctTCGCCGCCGCGCGGGCGGCctccgcggcccggcccggccgagGCGCGGCCCCCGGCGGCCGGGACTACGTGACGATGCAGCgggggggcgccgccgccgggggctcCTGCTCGGACTGCGCCGACAGCCCTTCCCCCTGCTCGCCCGCCCTCCTACTCAGCTACGCCGACGTGCGGGCGGGCCGCTCGGCCGCCGAGAagcccccgccggcggcggcggcggcttcccCGGAGCTGCCGCGGCCGCCGGCCGAGCTGTCGGCGGCGCCGCCGCgctcctcctccctgctggggGGCCCCGGCGCGGGCAGCGCCTTCACCCGCGTCAGCCTCAGCCCCGGCCGCAACCAGAGCGCCAAGGTGATCCGCGCCGACCCGCAGGGTGGCCGGCGGCGGCACAGCTCCGAGACCTTCTCGTCCACGCCGAGCGCCGCCcgcggagcggcgggcggcggcgggctcggGGCGCCCTTCCCctgcggcggcgcggggggcgcCGAGGAGGTGAAGCGCCACAGCTCGGCCTCCTTCGAGAACGTCTGGCTGCGGCCCGCCGCCGGGGAGGCGGCCGGcgcccccgctgcccgccgggagCCGGGGGCCGCGCCCGCCCTGGAGAACGGGCTCAACTACATCGACCTGGACTTGGTGAAGGACTTCAGtcaccgccgccaccaccgcctcCACCCCCCCGCCGAGGGCGCCGCTCTGCCGGGGGGgaggcagccgccgccgccgaaGCCCCCGGGCCAGCCTCGCGGGAGCGGCCACTCCGGCGACGACTTAAGCGCGTACGCCAGCATCAGCTTCCAGAAGCGGGAGGAGATGTAG